A window of Lepidochelys kempii isolate rLepKem1 chromosome 1, rLepKem1.hap2, whole genome shotgun sequence contains these coding sequences:
- the LOC140904874 gene encoding uncharacterized protein: MQSSSAQVTMMESQNRKRAPAWTEREVRDLIAVWGEESVLSELRSSFRNAKTFVKISQGMKDRGHNRDPKQCRVKLKELRQAYQKTREANSRSGSEPQTCRFYDELHAILGGSATTTAAVLFDSFNGDGGNTEAGFGDEEEDEEEEVVDSSQQASGETGFPDSQELFLTLDLEPVPPEPTQGCLLDPAGGEGTSAACVSMITGSSPSQRLVKLRKKKKRTRDEMFSELMLSSHTDRAQTNAWRQIMSECRKAQNDLEERWRAEESKWRAEDRAEAQMWRQRDERRQDSMLRLLQDQTRMLQCIVELQQRQLEHRLPLLPLCNQPPSSPSSIASTPRCPRTRWGGLRPTSHSTTEDCPKKRRLSFNKF, from the exons atgcagagctcatcagcacaggtgaccatgatggagtcccagaatcgcaaaagagctccagcatggaccgaacgggaggtacgggatctgattgctgtttggggagaggaatccgtgctatcagaactccgttccagttttcgaaatgccaaaacctttgtgaaaatctcccagggcatgaaggacagaggccataacagggacccgaagcagtgccgcgtgaaactgaaggagctgaggcaagcctaccagaaaactagagaggcgaacagccgctctgggtcagagccccaaacatgccgcttctatgatgagctgcatgccattttagggggttcagccaccactaccgcagccgtgttgtttgactccttcaatggagatggaggcaatacggaagcaggttttggggacgaagaagaagatgaggaggaggaggttgtagatagctcacagcaagcaagcggagaaaccggttttcccgacagccaggaactgtttctcaccctagacctggagccagtaccccccgaacccacccaaggctgcctcctggacccagcaggcggagaagggacctctg ctgcatgtgtttcaatgatcacaggatcttctccttcccagaggctagtgaagcttagaaagaaaaaaaaacgcactcgcgatgaaatgttctccgagctcatgctgtcctcccacactgacagagcacagacgaatgcgtggaggcaaataatgtcagagtgcaggaaagcacaaaatgaccttgaggagaggtggagggctgaagagagtaagtggcgggctgaagacagggctgaagctcaaatgtggcggcagcgtgatgagaggaggcaggattcaatgctgaggctgctgcaggaccaaaccagaatgctccagtgtattgttgagctgcagcaaaggcagctggagcacagactgccactgctgcccctctgtaaccaaccgccctcctccccaagttccatagcctccacacccagatgcccaagaacgcggtgggggggcctccggccaaccagccactccaccacagaggattgcccaaaaaaaagaaggctgtcattcaataaattttaa